The Virgibacillus phasianinus genome includes a window with the following:
- a CDS encoding ATP-dependent helicase, with the protein MSEIINYLNKEQKQSVLYNGKYLQINAGPGTGKTTTLAAKILYTQSELGIDTEEILGISFSRSAKSQLLHKLEEFSDRIGYGGKPTILTFHSLAHRIIKNGIYCKESRFRAGFQRVSTEEFLNLDQSLIKGLCKAYADRDVVNNALARAYTEIRQGNQLEFDPFNHYEEIDDKKVYNITTYESGRILIKGEELKKYWARVNKIEKIKNVTDYQGMISEAIRLLQLKKLTYNMISSKYNYIFVDEYQDTSLAQEKLLFSIIHNSSHVTIVGDKNQTIYTFNGSNSRNLKRFSDFFSRKDPNNYKMVNLIQNYRSTNEIIELANDFIKEQNIIPYKTRSGFQPTLVETHSIELAATYVANKINELIDNGEYNPSDICVLYRKNSEYYPQGEKVFKKLESMNIAYTKKQSKSGETISLSERIIALSNKYEEEPLDEIISILIEKNENEDLISFVKDAISQGAVDTDDLIDYSVELEESVSVETDDAVIVKTVHDAKGLEYPVVFILYLGDREFPHSSQPDIDEESRLFYVGITRAQNQLYILGKKGIHQESFLDRCLPSNIKFEQYHNSNQEEKNEGFNYKDKSIIDQTTKQLKEAENKEQEELRRLMDLF; encoded by the coding sequence ATGAGCGAAATAATAAATTATTTAAATAAAGAACAGAAACAATCTGTTTTATATAATGGGAAATACTTACAAATCAATGCTGGTCCTGGGACTGGTAAAACTACAACATTGGCAGCTAAAATACTTTATACACAAAGTGAACTGGGTATAGATACTGAAGAAATATTAGGTATTTCTTTTTCTAGATCTGCAAAAAGTCAATTACTTCATAAATTAGAGGAATTTTCCGATAGAATTGGATACGGTGGAAAACCAACAATTTTAACGTTTCATAGCCTAGCCCACCGAATTATTAAAAACGGAATTTATTGTAAAGAATCCCGATTCCGTGCAGGTTTTCAAAGAGTAAGCACTGAAGAATTTCTAAACTTAGATCAATCATTAATTAAGGGATTATGTAAAGCATACGCAGACAGAGACGTTGTAAATAACGCATTGGCTAGGGCTTACACTGAAATTAGGCAAGGTAATCAATTAGAATTTGATCCATTTAATCATTATGAAGAGATTGATGATAAAAAAGTTTATAATATTACCACATATGAAAGTGGTCGTATTCTAATTAAAGGCGAAGAATTAAAAAAATACTGGGCTAGAGTAAATAAGATAGAAAAAATTAAAAACGTCACAGATTACCAAGGAATGATTTCGGAGGCTATAAGATTACTGCAACTAAAAAAACTCACTTATAATATGATTTCTTCCAAGTATAATTATATTTTTGTGGATGAATATCAGGACACTTCCTTAGCCCAGGAAAAATTGCTTTTTTCAATTATTCATAATTCCAGCCACGTTACTATTGTGGGTGATAAAAACCAAACAATCTATACATTTAATGGATCCAATAGTCGGAATTTAAAACGATTCTCAGATTTTTTTAGTAGGAAGGATCCTAATAATTACAAAATGGTAAATTTGATCCAAAACTATCGTTCAACTAATGAAATAATTGAACTTGCTAACGACTTTATAAAAGAACAAAATATTATACCATATAAAACCCGATCAGGTTTTCAACCTACCCTAGTTGAAACTCACTCTATCGAATTAGCAGCAACCTATGTTGCCAACAAAATAAATGAACTAATTGATAATGGCGAATACAATCCATCCGATATTTGTGTACTGTATAGAAAGAACTCTGAATACTACCCTCAAGGCGAGAAAGTATTCAAAAAACTAGAAAGTATGAACATAGCCTACACCAAAAAACAATCTAAAAGTGGGGAAACCATATCTTTGTCAGAACGAATTATTGCACTAAGCAATAAATATGAAGAAGAGCCATTAGATGAAATTATATCTATACTCATAGAAAAAAATGAAAATGAAGATCTTATTTCTTTTGTAAAAGATGCTATATCTCAAGGTGCTGTTGACACAGATGATTTAATTGACTACTCAGTAGAATTGGAGGAATCAGTTTCAGTTGAAACTGATGACGCAGTTATTGTAAAAACAGTCCATGATGCAAAAGGTTTGGAATATCCAGTTGTATTTATTCTTTATCTTGGAGATCGTGAGTTCCCCCATAGTAGTCAGCCAGATATTGATGAGGAAAGTCGCCTCTTTTATGTAGGCATAACAAGAGCACAAAATCAGTTATATATTCTTGGGAAAAAGGGAATTCATCAAGAAAGTTTTTTGGACCGTTGCCTTCCCTCTAATATTAAGTTCGAACAGTACCATAATTCAAACCAAGAAGAAAAAAATGAAGGATTTAATTATAAGGATAAATCTATCATTGACCAAACAACAAAACAACTAAAAGAAGCTGAAAATAAAGAACAGGAAGAGCTAAGAAGATTAATGGATCTTTTTTAA
- a CDS encoding 3'-5' exonuclease, with amino-acid sequence MSTTPVELTRTQQKCVTFKPKGDLLIQGIPGSGKSTILLARAHHLSKSKSNDKLLLLTFSRALTNYVKQLSLKTNPTPLEAKTFHQWAQEMLKETDYPHTRLILGDQRENTIKFAKNIVNKHGKNVSFPSIKVKNNEDKALLKFLCDEIEWIKGAGITSREKYIEIKRVGRGNDIRVTKDNRQTIYDVLEKYNELLSTHTKHQGIDGDDLARVIVKKADQIPNHLKPDHILVDEAQDLHTMQLKAISSISKRSLTIGADKGQQIYRRAFTWKQAGIDVIGNRSRLLKQTFRSTRQIVQLANDFQEKDKLYVKDKDYQKASVPEIDGKMPTLLLCKDKKTEEQQIIDHVKTIRSSYPNDNIGIIATTHYKLDQIDLLLEKQGVPVYKLKDNEADIISPGVKLITYQSSKGLEFDHVIITDLKKNKMPYKSPSPGEDEAEFLSRERKKLYVAMTRAKKTILLIAVKEYSSFVQDLNSDLYEEIIQ; translated from the coding sequence ATGTCTACAACACCAGTAGAGTTAACAAGAACACAGCAAAAGTGCGTAACTTTCAAACCAAAGGGAGATTTGCTAATCCAAGGTATACCTGGGAGTGGTAAATCTACCATTCTTTTGGCTAGAGCACACCACTTAAGCAAATCCAAATCGAATGATAAACTATTATTGTTAACTTTTAGTAGGGCCTTAACTAATTACGTTAAACAACTATCCCTTAAAACAAATCCAACACCATTAGAAGCAAAAACATTCCATCAATGGGCACAGGAAATGTTAAAGGAAACTGATTATCCCCATACACGTCTTATCCTTGGTGATCAAAGGGAAAATACTATTAAATTCGCAAAAAATATTGTGAATAAACATGGAAAAAATGTTAGTTTCCCTAGTATTAAGGTTAAAAATAATGAGGATAAAGCCTTATTAAAATTTCTTTGTGATGAGATTGAATGGATTAAAGGAGCAGGAATCACTTCGCGAGAAAAATATATTGAAATTAAACGCGTAGGTAGGGGAAACGACATTAGGGTTACCAAGGATAACCGTCAAACCATTTACGACGTCCTTGAGAAATATAATGAGTTATTAAGCACTCATACAAAACATCAAGGAATTGATGGGGATGATTTGGCACGAGTTATTGTTAAAAAAGCAGATCAAATTCCAAATCATCTAAAGCCAGACCATATCTTGGTTGATGAAGCACAGGATCTTCACACTATGCAATTAAAGGCTATTAGTTCTATTAGTAAGAGGAGTTTAACTATTGGAGCTGATAAGGGACAACAAATATATCGCCGTGCATTTACATGGAAACAAGCAGGTATTGATGTAATTGGTAATCGTAGTCGTTTACTTAAACAGACTTTTCGTTCAACACGTCAAATAGTTCAATTAGCTAATGATTTTCAAGAGAAAGATAAATTATATGTAAAAGACAAAGATTACCAAAAAGCAAGTGTCCCTGAGATCGACGGAAAAATGCCTACTTTATTACTGTGTAAGGATAAAAAAACCGAAGAACAGCAAATCATTGATCATGTTAAAACTATTAGAAGCTCCTATCCAAATGATAATATTGGTATTATTGCTACTACCCACTACAAACTTGATCAAATTGACCTGCTACTAGAAAAACAAGGGGTTCCTGTGTATAAATTAAAAGATAATGAAGCTGATATTATATCACCGGGCGTAAAGTTAATAACTTATCAATCTTCAAAAGGGCTAGAATTTGATCATGTTATAATAACAGATCTTAAAAAAAATAAAATGCCTTATAAATCACCTTCACCAGGAGAAGATGAGGCAGAATTCTTATCACGCGAAAGAAAGAAGCTATATGTTGCGATGACTAGGGCCAAAAAAACAATTCTCCTAATTGCGGTTAAGGAATATTCTTCTTTTGTACAGGATCTTAATAGTGATTTGTATGAGGAAATAATCCAATGA
- a CDS encoding DUF6361 family protein, producing MLNELKLGWIDYSSEHKDKVMAVLHALSGPEAVDELGIGLIRDGFADILFPVTSTIQARAKYYFIIPYLLMELEKEKYTRPQDLIRKLGEEEIALIDTLFVDGESGVIGGRAGQKLKPSSLYGISNENC from the coding sequence ATGTTAAACGAATTAAAACTAGGCTGGATAGACTACTCCAGTGAACATAAGGATAAGGTGATGGCTGTCCTCCATGCGCTTTCGGGGCCAGAGGCAGTGGATGAACTAGGGATTGGCTTAATCCGTGATGGGTTTGCAGATATCTTGTTTCCGGTTACTTCGACGATCCAGGCTAGAGCGAAGTACTATTTTATTATTCCGTATTTATTAATGGAGTTGGAAAAAGAGAAATATACTAGACCACAGGATTTAATCCGGAAACTTGGTGAGGAAGAGATCGCGTTAATTGATACGTTGTTTGTTGATGGTGAAAGCGGTGTAATTGGTGGTAGAGCGGGGCAGAAACTGAAACCCTCAAGCCTTTATGGAATCAGTAATGAAAATTGTTAA
- a CDS encoding toll/interleukin-1 receptor domain-containing protein yields MSINETNLRRTIRKEGELSKKLVAVRKRRDDEAKKINKITKKKNATRSDLQRLERYQKNLLKYEKEMTQLMEQVRKNYDDINRNKEKVDKEQKREYERMMKTIKSQTNTNENYMNKVSEVSERLNELAIDVKHTAHEKEVIEYDVFLSHSSLDKEIFVTELSEKLSNKGLNVFEDVKVFKIGQSQTDMMNMGILNSRFVVVFLSSNFIQSGWSEYEFKSFLNREINEKKIIILPIWHDVSVEEVRQYNPYLVDKFALSTEKFTIDEIVEHIFQVISMSKEED; encoded by the coding sequence ATGAGCATCAACGAGACTAACTTAAGAAGAACCATTAGAAAAGAAGGTGAACTTTCAAAAAAACTGGTAGCAGTAAGGAAAAGAAGAGACGATGAAGCAAAGAAAATAAATAAAATAACAAAGAAAAAGAATGCGACGAGATCGGATTTACAAAGGTTGGAACGATATCAGAAGAATCTATTAAAGTATGAAAAAGAAATGACACAGTTAATGGAACAGGTTCGCAAAAATTATGATGATATTAACAGAAATAAAGAAAAAGTCGATAAAGAACAAAAGCGGGAGTACGAAAGAATGATGAAAACTATTAAATCTCAAACAAACACGAATGAGAATTATATGAACAAGGTATCGGAAGTATCAGAAAGGTTAAATGAACTGGCAATAGATGTTAAGCATACTGCACATGAAAAAGAAGTTATAGAATATGACGTATTTTTATCCCATTCAAGTCTTGATAAGGAAATTTTTGTTACCGAACTTTCTGAAAAGCTAAGTAATAAAGGGCTCAATGTCTTTGAGGATGTTAAGGTTTTCAAAATAGGACAAAGTCAAACTGATATGATGAATATGGGAATTTTAAATTCAAGATTTGTTGTAGTCTTCCTATCATCTAATTTCATTCAGAGTGGATGGTCTGAGTACGAATTCAAGAGCTTTTTAAACCGAGAAATTAATGAAAAAAAAATAATCATATTGCCGATATGGCATGATGTTTCGGTTGAAGAAGTCCGACAATATAACCCATATTTAGTTGATAAGTTTGCTTTAAGCACTGAAAAGTTTACGATAGATGAAATTGTAGAACATATTTTTCAGGTAATTTCCATGTCGAAGGAAGAAGATTAG
- a CDS encoding type III restriction-modification system endonuclease encodes MKIKFDEQQYQLDAANSIVDIFDGQPVKVSNFSVGAGHILGQQQTELGIGNKLELSEQEILENIQTIQKGNHLKKSNVIQDWNFTVEMETGTGKTYVYSRSIFELNKKYGFSKFVIVVPSVAIREGVYKSFQMTADHFNELYPGQHCHYFIYDSSKLEKVREFATSSDIEVMIINIDAFRKSFDDPGKETKANLIHRERDTMNGKKPIEFIQETNPIVIIDEPQSVDNTEKAKEAISSLNPLCKLRYSATHRETYNLMYKLDPIDAYDQQLVKKIEVLSVNSDDDYNDPYIKLISVSNKSGYKATVELDEKKKNGNVKRVRKQIDPNKKNNLFLLSGERDLYQGYVVAGIDCFPGNESIEFENGKVLGLGGVIGGMDDNLLKRYQIRETIRTHLDKELKLINKGIKVLSLFFIDKVANYRVYNDDGTWSHGRYAQMFEEEYLNLIKHQKYHTLFEEDSFLTNFNVEDVHGGYFSQDKKGNFKDSRTTKDGSLRSNKDDESFFELIMKNKERLLSFDEPKRFIFSHSALKEGWDNPNVFQICTLVETKDTLTKRQKIGRGLRLPVNKDGHRVYDENDNILTVVANESYEEFADSLQKEMEGETGIKFGYIEQQAFAPITFKDENNEEQTLGYEKSEKLFVYLLEKKYIDRKGKVKDSLKQDLVSEDFSVPDEFSPVQQEIERVIKKSIKKLPVFNEKHKVSIGLNKEVLLSEDFNQLWDKIKYKTTYSVQLDSERLMNESVSAIRKLAPFRARKVKRENALLKVEHSGVTGEGQTLRVYEALEEERRLPDILRYLQEQTNLKRRTIVDILIKSERLDDFKKDPQGFMEAVMKIINREKRKLIIDGIKYEKIGDHEYYEQSLFENEELVGYMKANAVKVDDDKSVYNYIKYDSDTEKTFAEKLNNDEDVKLFVKLPGSFAIDTPLGNYNPDWAILVENDGVEKLFFVIETKGSTDQEDLRLREDGKIECGRKHFAALENGVKYDVASSYEQLKEKV; translated from the coding sequence ATGAAGATTAAATTTGATGAACAACAATACCAATTAGATGCTGCCAACTCTATTGTAGACATTTTTGATGGACAACCTGTAAAAGTATCTAACTTCTCAGTTGGTGCTGGACATATTTTAGGACAGCAACAAACTGAATTAGGTATTGGTAATAAGCTTGAACTGTCAGAACAAGAAATATTAGAAAATATACAAACGATACAAAAGGGAAATCACTTGAAAAAAAGTAATGTTATCCAAGACTGGAATTTCACCGTTGAGATGGAAACAGGTACAGGGAAAACGTATGTGTATTCTCGCAGTATTTTTGAACTAAATAAAAAGTATGGGTTCTCGAAATTTGTAATCGTCGTACCAAGTGTGGCTATACGAGAAGGGGTATACAAATCGTTCCAAATGACTGCTGATCATTTTAATGAATTATACCCGGGGCAGCATTGTCATTATTTTATCTATGATTCATCAAAGCTAGAGAAAGTTCGTGAGTTTGCAACAAGTAGTGATATTGAAGTAATGATTATTAACATCGACGCATTCAGGAAAAGTTTCGATGATCCTGGGAAAGAGACAAAAGCGAACCTTATCCATCGTGAGCGGGATACAATGAATGGGAAAAAACCAATTGAGTTCATTCAAGAAACAAACCCTATAGTCATTATCGATGAACCTCAAAGTGTTGATAATACAGAGAAAGCAAAGGAAGCCATTTCATCACTTAATCCATTATGTAAATTGCGTTATTCTGCAACACATAGAGAAACGTATAATCTGATGTATAAATTGGATCCTATTGATGCTTATGACCAACAATTAGTGAAAAAGATCGAAGTGCTGTCGGTGAATTCGGATGATGATTATAACGATCCATACATTAAGCTTATTAGTGTTTCAAACAAAAGTGGATATAAAGCAACGGTAGAGCTAGACGAGAAAAAGAAGAATGGTAACGTAAAGCGTGTTCGAAAACAGATAGATCCTAATAAAAAGAATAATCTCTTCTTACTATCTGGTGAGCGTGATTTATATCAAGGTTATGTAGTAGCTGGAATTGATTGCTTCCCAGGCAATGAATCGATAGAGTTTGAAAATGGCAAAGTACTGGGACTTGGTGGAGTGATTGGTGGAATGGACGATAACCTTTTAAAAAGATATCAAATCCGTGAAACAATCCGGACTCATTTAGACAAAGAGTTAAAACTAATTAATAAAGGAATAAAAGTACTTAGCTTGTTTTTCATTGATAAGGTTGCTAACTATCGTGTTTATAACGATGATGGTACATGGAGCCATGGGAGATATGCGCAAATGTTTGAAGAAGAGTATTTGAACCTAATTAAGCATCAGAAATATCATACTTTATTTGAAGAAGATAGCTTTCTTACAAACTTTAATGTGGAAGATGTTCATGGAGGTTACTTCTCGCAAGACAAAAAGGGAAATTTTAAAGACAGTCGAACAACAAAAGACGGTTCTCTCCGTTCAAATAAAGATGATGAATCCTTCTTTGAGCTGATCATGAAGAATAAAGAAAGATTACTAAGTTTTGATGAACCGAAGCGGTTTATTTTTTCTCACTCGGCACTTAAAGAAGGATGGGACAACCCAAACGTATTTCAAATCTGTACGTTAGTCGAAACAAAAGACACACTTACAAAACGACAAAAAATCGGACGTGGTCTTCGTCTACCAGTTAATAAAGATGGTCACCGTGTTTATGATGAAAACGACAATATATTAACCGTTGTTGCAAATGAATCCTATGAGGAGTTTGCAGATTCACTTCAAAAAGAAATGGAAGGTGAAACAGGCATTAAGTTTGGATATATTGAGCAACAGGCTTTCGCACCAATTACTTTTAAGGATGAAAATAATGAAGAACAAACACTTGGTTATGAAAAGTCCGAGAAATTGTTTGTTTATCTGTTAGAAAAGAAATACATCGATAGAAAAGGTAAAGTAAAAGATTCTCTTAAACAGGATTTAGTAAGTGAAGATTTTTCGGTGCCCGATGAATTTTCACCTGTACAGCAAGAGATTGAGCGGGTAATTAAAAAGTCGATTAAAAAGCTACCTGTATTTAATGAAAAACATAAAGTCTCCATTGGGTTGAACAAAGAAGTATTACTAAGTGAAGATTTCAACCAATTATGGGATAAGATTAAATATAAAACTACATATTCCGTTCAATTGGATAGTGAAAGACTAATGAATGAAAGTGTATCAGCGATTAGAAAATTAGCCCCATTTAGAGCAAGAAAAGTTAAACGGGAAAATGCACTCCTGAAAGTTGAGCACTCTGGGGTTACAGGTGAAGGACAAACACTAAGGGTATATGAAGCTTTGGAAGAAGAGCGAAGGCTACCTGACATATTACGTTATCTGCAGGAGCAAACAAATCTTAAACGCCGAACTATAGTGGATATACTTATAAAGTCCGAACGTCTGGATGATTTTAAAAAGGATCCTCAGGGCTTTATGGAAGCAGTAATGAAAATCATTAATCGGGAAAAACGTAAACTTATCATCGATGGCATTAAATACGAGAAGATTGGTGATCACGAATATTATGAGCAATCATTATTTGAAAACGAAGAGCTTGTAGGGTATATGAAAGCTAATGCTGTTAAAGTTGATGATGACAAGTCTGTGTACAATTACATCAAGTATGATTCTGACACAGAAAAAACATTTGCTGAAAAACTCAACAACGATGAAGATGTAAAGTTATTTGTGAAATTACCTGGGTCGTTTGCTATTGATACACCATTAGGAAACTATAATCCTGATTGGGCAATCTTAGTCGAGAATGATGGTGTCGAAAAACTATTCTTCGTCATTGAAACAAAAGGAAGTACAGATCAAGAAGATCTTCGCTTACGCGAGGACGGTAAGATTGAATGTGGGCGTAAACACTTTGCTGCACTTGAGAATGGTGTTAAGTACGATGTTGCAAGTAGTTATGAGCAGTTGAAAGAGAAAGTATAA